The uncultured Cohaesibacter sp. region TGATCGGCAAGGAACGGGTCTATAGTTCCTACCCACAGAAAACATGGACAGACATGGGCCTCAAGCCACCTGCGGGCAGTGATAGCCCCGTCTGCGACCCTGCCCCGTGGACCAACCTTTATGCCATGATGACCCGTAAGACGGGCGCAGGCACCCAGCTAGACCCGTCCGAATGCCTCTCGATTGAAGAAGCCCTGCAATCCTACACAGAATATGGGGCCTATTCGCAAAAGCAGGAACATGTGCGTGGCAAGCTGATGCCGGGTTATTTGGCCGACGTCGCCGTCTTCTCACGCAATCTCCTGGAAGCAACGCCGGAAGAAATTCTCAATGACACGCTCTGCGACCTCACTATTCTGGATGGCAAGGTCGTCTATGAGCGCAAAGAGGGCTGATTGCAGCCCTCTTTTCACTCTTTCCTGCGACTTATCAAATCCTCTTCAAGTGAAGGAGCCCTGCTCCTAGCGCACGATCAACAGACTACAAGGCGCAAGATGGGCGAGCTGGGCTGTCACCGGCCCGGCAATCCCCGTCATCGCATCCGGCTGGCTGGCATTGACGATGAGATAGGATGGGGCCAACGTCTCGGCGAGCAGCAGGATCTGCTGATGAACGCCGCCCTTCAGAACATGCCGATAGACCAGCTCATCGGAGAGGCCAGCCTCCTTTACAAGCGCCACAAGCTCCATCTTGACGTGAGCAATGCTGTCCTTGACCACCTCTTCCACCAGAAAGGGCTTCACATAGTCATAAAAGCCATAGGCCAGCACATAGCAGACATGGATTTCGCCATTGACGCATTGCGCAAGCTTTGCAGCTTCCTTGAGGGCCTTGACCGCATTGGCCTGATGTTCAATGTCAATCGCAACGAGAATCTTGGGGTCCATGGGTCTCTCCGCAGGGTTCATCGCCACCTATCCAGAGGCCGATTGTCTATTTCAATACACTCGGCAACCAGAGCGCCAGATCCGGGAAGATAACCAGCAGCACCACAAACAGGCACATGACGAGGAAGCTCGGAACCGCGGCCCGCGCAATGACCCCGATATCGTGCCCCGTCATCCCTTGCAGCACAAACAGGTTGAATCCGATTGGCGGCGTAATCTGTGCCATCTCGACCACGATCATCAGATAGACTCCGAACCAGAGCATATCAAATCCGGCAGCCCGGACCATCGGCTCGATGACGGCCATTGTCAGAACAATGGACGAAATGCCGTCCAGAAAACAACCCAGCAAGATGTAGAAGACCGTTAGTGTCATGATCAGAACCAACGGCGAAGGATCCCATGCGGAAATCACCTCGGCCAGCGCCTTTGGAATGCCGGTAAAGCCCATAGCCAGCGACAGGAAACCTGATCCCATCAGAATGAACATGACCATCGTGGTGGTGCGCACCGCACCCAAAACGGACTCAACGAAAGTGTCCCGCGTCAATGTCTTTTGCAGGAAGGCGAGTATAAAAGACCCAAGCACCCCGAGCGCCGCCGCTTCCGTCGCCGTAGCAATACCGCCATAGATGGAGCCGATCACCGCAACAATGAGCGCCACGACGGGCAGCAGCCCCAGAAAGGCTGAAAGCTTTTCGCTCCAGTTGGTCGATGGATCCATCTGCATCTCGCTGCCATGGCGCAGCCCCCACAGGGCGATATAGCCCATGAAAAGCAGCGCCAGACACACACCGGGGATCATCGCCGCCATAAAGAGCTTGGCGATGCTCTCGTTGACCGTCACCCCATAGATGATCATCGAAATACTGGGCGGAATGAGCAGACCGAGTGTGCCTGCCCCCGCAAGCGACCCGACGATCTGCCTTTCCGGATAGCCACGTTTGCGCAACTCCGGAATGGCCATTTTACCGACTGTGGCCACCGTGGCAGCCGAAGAGCCGGAAATGGCGGCAAAAATGGCAGAAGCCCCCACATTTACATGCAGCAATCCGCCAGGCATGCGCCGCATGAAGGGAGCGATGCCGCGAAACAGGGTCTCGGACAGGTTTGTGCGATAGAGAATTTCACCCATCCAGATGAAAAGAGGCAGAGCCGTCAGAGTCCAGGAAGATTGGCTGCCCCAGACGGTCAGCGCCAGCGCGTCCCCGATGGGCGCAGAGGTAAACAGATACATGCCCAGCATCGCCGTGAGCAGCAGCGACGCCCCCACCCAGACACTGGTGCCAAGCAGGAAGAACAGGGCAAACAGGAATATCGAAATGGAAAGCGCTTCATTCATACTTCTTGCGGCCCCCCGGCCTCGCCCTGTTCAGGATCTATCGACTTGTAATCGAACAGAACGATCAGCAAGACATGAATGGTCGACAGCGCAAACAATATGGAACCCAGCGCCACCGGCGTCTGCGGTATCCACAAAAGGATCGCATCGGCGCCTTCGCTACGCTCACCATAGTCATAGGAATCAATCACCAGTCGCATCATGTAGAAGGCCAGAAAGCTGGCAACTCCGGAGATAACCAGATGCGCCCAGATTTCCAGAGCCCGCCGCTTGGCCCCTTCCAGCCTCTGGGAGAGGATCGACACGCGAATATGCCCCTGTGAGCGGAAGGTATAGGCAAGCGCCATGAAGCTGCTGGTTGCCATGGCATAGCCAGCCACATCGGACGCCCCTCCGGCGAACCATCCAACAAGACGCGCCAGAATGCTGTAAAGCACCAACAGACACAGCAACACCAGGAGCGCCCCCGCAAGCCAGGCTCCCAAAAGATAGATGCGGTCCATAAACCGACTGATAGTAGTCATTCATTCGTCCCGAGGCTTACGCCTCTCATTAAGACCGGCTTCCCTGCGAACAGATAAGCATCGGGGAGGCACGAGGCCTCCCCGAATTTTCGGTTACATTTCTTCGTAGGCTTTCAGAGCGGCAGCGCCGGCTTCTCCGGCACGTTCAAGCCATTCTGCTTTCAGCTTTGCCCCAGCATCTTCAAAGGCTTTCATCATTTCAGGAGAAGCAGGAGCAACGGTCATGCCCTTTTCCTTGAACTGCTCAACATACCAGCTGTCCAGCTCTTCCGATTTTGCCCAGCATTTGGCTTCCGCATTGGCAGCAGCATCCTTGACAACAGCCTTGACGCCATCATCCAGACGGTCCCATGCGCGGGTGTTGACGATCACCATGTTGCGCGGCAACCAGGCCTTCACATCATAATAATAGCCCACATGTTCCCAAAGCTTGCGGTCATAGCCGGTCGCACCGGAGGAAACCATGGCTTCAGCCACACCGGTAGCAAAGGCCTGAGACAGTTCGGCGGCCTCAATCTTGGTTGGCGCCATGCCCAGATATTCAGCGATTTTAGATGTTGTCGGGTTGTAAGCACGGAATTTCAGGCCTTCGACATCAGCAGGCACCTTGGCTTCCTTGATAGAATAGAAGCCCTGCGGCGGCCATGGGCAGGAATAAAGCAGCGTGACGCGCGACTTTGCCAGAGTTTCTTCTAGAGTTGGCTTGGTTGCCTTGTAAAGCTTCATGGCGTCATCAAAAGAGGTTGCCAGAAACGGAATGGAATCCATTTCATAGATCGGGCTTTCGTTGCCAAGCGCAGAAATCAATCGCTCACCAATCGGCACCAGCCCCTTGCGCACGGCGCCGAAAATTTCAGCCCCGCCAAACAGCGAACCGGACGGATGAGTGGTAATTTCAAGCGCGCCATCACTCTTCTCGGCCACTTCCTTGGCAAATTCAGCAGCCATTTCGGAATGGAAGTTGGTGGCCGAATAAGCCAGAGCCATATCCCACTTTTCAGCATGGGAGAGCGATGTCGAGGCCGCAAGCGCTGCGACCGAGGCAAGGAGAAATTTGAGTTTCATTTGGTCTTCCTCTGGATGGTGGTGTTTCTTGAAAATGGAAAAATGAACCGCACAAATAAGAACGGCTCGGCAATCCTGTTATTGGTCCGACCTGTTATCCGGTCAGTGAATAGCTCGCTATATCAGGGCTTTCCCCCGATTGGCGCAAGTGTTTGCTGGCATAAGGTGTTGGAAAATGTGCGGAGCGTCAAGATCTATGAGGCCGATCCTGTTGGGCAGAAGCGCCGGCGCGATCAGCACGCCCCCTGTTCGCGCTCTGCAATCCAGACCTTTCTTGACCATAGGGCTTACTCCACTTGACGCTTGCCGGACTGGCTGCCTGTTCTCCTATATCGGCGAATGCGGAGAGGAAAGGACCAAGGCAAAGGCGGGGAAAAGCCCCAACTTACCCTTTGCCTTCGGATGAAGCGATGTCCGGCGTTCTTTTGCCTATCTTCACGTGCAAAAACCATGCCCCATTGACAAATTTGGAAATATCGCCGTTATTTCGCACATGCAACGCGATTTCCGGCCATAAAATCAACAGCTTTGACCGACATTGGCAATCGCCACCAACAAGGAATGGCAAATATTTTGGCACCAACTGTTCAAAATGACCCTTTTCTAGGCATCCTTATGCTGGACACACGTTTCAAGCGCCCAATCGGAGATGCGGGCAACGCCGCCAGTTATGCCATACCGGCCCGTATCGAAGTGATTGCCGGAGCGGGTAGCCCCGACATTGTCAGGAATGGCCGCCCTCTGCCGGATCTGGTAGAAGCTTTCAAGGAAAAGGCGCGCAAACTGGAACGGGAAGGCGCCTGTGCTTTGACCTCGACATGCGGTTTTCTAGCCACCATTCAGAAGGAAATGGAAGACGCGGTTTCGATCCCCGTGATGCTGTCTGCGCTTTGTCTCTACACGGATATTCGCACCAAACACCCCGAGGGGCCAGTCGGCATTCTCACGGCATCTGCGAGAAGTCTGGGCGCAGACGTGCTCAAGGCCGTAAATATCAAGCCTGAGGATGTGATCATCCGCGGCATGGAAGATTGTCCCGCTTTTGCCACCGCCATTTTGGGCGCAAAGCAAGAGCAATCATTGACACTGGATCAGCCCGCAATTGAAGCTGACATCATTCGCAAGGCGCAAGAGATGCTCGTTCAGCATCCCGATCTTGCAGCGTTTCTGCTCGAATGCGGCAATTTGCCTCCCTATCAGCAGGCCATAGCCAAGGACACCGGCAGGCCGGTCTATTCCATTCTTGATGGGGTCAACGCCCTGATCAAGAAGCAATAGCACACCGCTTTTCGCCTGAGCCTGACGACCAGTCTGTTATAGGCTCATGATATCGGCAGGCACTTCTTCAAGCGCAGCCAGATACTGATCATAGGTGTTACCAAGCGTGTAGATATGTTTGCGCATCAGTTCGGCAGCTTTTTCCTCATCGCCTTCATCCATGGCAGCCAGAATATCATCATGCTCTTTCATGGACTGCTCAAGGCGTCCGCTCACATCGAGCTGCTTGCGCCGGAAGGGTCTGAGCCGCCGGTGCATGCGCAACGTCTCTTCTTCCAGCACTGCATTGCCCGATGCCTGATAGATCATGCCATGAAGTCTGTTGTTTGCTTCATAATAGTCATCATTCTTGCCTTCCTTCAGCGCCCGCGCGCAATCGCTCGCGGCACGCTTGAGATAAAGCTGCTGAGCTGAAGTGAGACGGCGGGTTGCCAGCTTGACACACCAGGCTTCCAACTCGGCCATGAATTCAAACATCTCCACAAGGCGGGTCATTGAAGGCCTGCGAACGAAGGCACCACGATTGGGTATAAGTTCCACAAGACCGATGCCATCCAGAATCTGGAAGGCCTCTCTCAGCGGTGTGCGCGAAACATTGAACTGCTCGGAAAGCGCAGCTTCGTTGAGCTTTTCGCCATCTTTGTAGGCACCGGTGGCTATTTTCTGCTCAATTTCCGAGCAAATCAGGGCTGATGCTTTGTATTTATTAGTCATGGTAACATTATCGCTTGACAGTATACATTTCACACAGATTATATACAATCTCATAAAAATCAATACAAATAACCTTCCAAGCATAAACCCGAGCTTCAACAGGGGAACGAATATGAAGATATCCAAACTGGTAGTGAGTACTGCGGTCTACTTGGCGCTTTCGGCGACGTCCTACGCCGACAAAGCGAGCGACACCGTCAATATGGCATTTCTGAAAGAACTCGAATCTGCCGACGTCTTTTTCAACACGGCACGCGAAGGTCTTCTCCTGAACCATTCGGTTTGGGATGGTCTGCTTTATCGCGACCCCGACACGGGCGAATATAAGGGCAACCTTGCTGAATCATGGAAATGGATCAACGACACCACAATCGAATTCAAGCTGCGTGAGGGCATCAAATTCCACAATGGCGAAGCATTCAACGCAGATGATGTTGTCTACACCGTCAACTTTGTTGCCGACAAAGCCAATGGCGTAAAAAGCCAGACCAACGTGAGCTGGATGGACCATGCAGAGAAGGTGGATGACTATACGGTCCGCATCATTGCCGACGCCCCATTCCCAGCCGCTGAAGAATTCCTCGCCGGCCCTGTCGCCATGTATCCCAATGAGTATTACGCAGAAGTCGGCCCCAAGGGCATGGCTGCCCATCCTGTCGGCACCGGCCCGTTCAAGGTCACCGAGCTGGAGCCAGGCAAGCATTTTGTGCTTGAGAAAAACGAAGACTATTTCAATGGCCCCAAAGGCATGGCCAAGGTGTCGAAAATCGACATCCGCACCATCCCTGACATGAACACCCAGATCGCCGAATTCTTCAACGGCACGCTGGACTTCCTCTGGAACATCCCTGCTGACCAGGCCGAAAAGCTCGACGCCATGGGCAAGTTCGACGTGGTCAACGCACCGGCAATCCGCGTTGGTTATATCACAATCGACGCTGCAGGCCGCTACGATCCGGACGGCCCGATGACCAAGAAGAAGGTTCGTCAGGCTATCTATCACGCCATTGACCGTGAAGCCATTGTCCAAGCTTTGGTCAAAGGCTCTTCTCAGGTCATCGACAGCGCCTGCTCTCCGGTTCAGTTCGCCTGTGCCCAGGACCTGCCGACCTATGACTATGATCCGGAAAAAGCCAAGGCACTTCTCGCCGAAGCCGGTTATCCGGATGGCTTCACCACCGATTTCTATGCATACCGCAACCGTCCGTATGCAGAAGCCATGATGGGCTTCCTCAACGAAGTCGGCATCAAGACCAACTTCAGTTACCTGAAATATGCTGCCCTGCGTGAGAAACGCGCCAAGGGTGAAGTGCCGATTTCCTTCCAGACCTGGGGCTCCTACTCCATCGCGGACGCTTCGGCCATCACTTCGGAATTCTTCACCGGCGGCGACTGGGATGATGCCCGTGATCCGGAAATCATCGACTGGCTGACCGAGGCCGACAAGACCACCGACAAGGAAGCACGCAAGGCCCTTTACAAAAAGGCTCTGACCAAGATTGTCGAGGAAGCCTACTGGGTTCCGATGTTCACCTACAATGTGAACTACGCCATGAGCAAGGAACTTGACTACAAGGCAACCCCTGACGAACTGGTGCGCTTCTTCACCTTCGGCTGGAAATAACGAGCAATCGGGGCCGGATACCGTCCGGCCCCAACCCCTCCCCAATAATGAGAATTCGAGGTCGGAATGTATATCTATATTCTGAAACGGCTTGGTCTTGCCTTACTGGTGGCTTTCACCGTATCCGCAATCAGCTTCAGCCTGCTTTTCATGGCCGGTGATCCCGCCATTGCAATTGCAGGGGAAAACGCGTCCATGGAAGACATCCAGATGGTCAATGACCGCTATGGATTTGATCGCCCCATCGTCGTGCAATATTTTGAATGGCTGGGCAAGGCTGTTTCCGGCGATCTGGGCAACAGCTGGTATTTTGATCTGCCTGTTTCCGATCTCATTGTTGACCGCCTGAGCGTCACCATGCTTCTGGGTTTGCTCAGTATCAGTTTCGCGCTTCTGCTGGCCATCCCCATGGGCGTTGCCGCAGCGATGAAACCAAACTCCCTCATCGACCGCGCAGCTCTCTTCATCTCGGTTGTCGGACAGGCCATCCCGTCCTTCTGGTTCGGCCTGATCCTGATTGTGGTCTTCTCCATCAAGCTGGGGCTTGTACCCGCTTCCGGCTCGACAAGCTGGGCCCACTTTATCCTGCCTACGGTCGTTCTGGGCTATTACGCCACCCCGGCCATCATGCGCCTTACCCGTGCAGGCATGCTCGAGGTGCTGAGCGCAGATTATATCCGCACCGCGCGCGCCAAAGGGTTGGATAGCCGCAAGATCATGTTCAAGCATGCCTTGCGCAATGCCATCATTCCGGTGATCAGCCTTGCTGCCGTGCAGATGGGCTTCATGCTGGGCGGATCCATCGTGGTGGAAAGCATTTTCGCGCTGCATGGCGCGGGCTTCCTCGCCTGGGAATCCATTTCCCGAAATGACCTGCCAACCATGCAGGCTCTCATCCTCATCTTCTCGATGTTCTACATCTTCTTCACCTTCCTGGCAGATATCCTCAACGCCTGGATGGATCCACGCCTGCGCATCGCCTGATAGGGAACGGAGAAAATCATGTCAGAGACATCCATCACCTCGACTTCGACCAAAAAACAGGCACCTGCCCCCAAAAAGCAGAAAACGCCGGTTCATCAGCTTTCACCGCGCGCCAAGATGCTGCATCGGGCGCTGCGCCACAAAGGCTTGCTGTTTGGCCTGTTCGTCATGGCGATCATCGTGATTGTCGCCCTGTTCGCGCCGCTGCTTGCCGGTCATGACCCCTATAGCCAAAGCTTGCTCGCCCGCATGAAGCCGCCAGTCTTTCTTGGTGGCACATGGGAGCACCCACTCGGCACGGACGCCCTTGGCCGCGACTATCTCGCCCGCCTTGTCTATGGCGCCCGCATTTCGCTGCTGATCGGCCTCATCGCAGCCACCATCTCGGCCTGCATCGGCACCTTCATGGGCGTTCTGGCTGGCTATTTCGGCGGCCGTATCGACCTGATCGTGACCTTCTTCATCAATGTGCGCCTCGCCATGCCGGTGGTTCTGGTGGCGCTTGCTGTCGTGGCCCTGTTCGGCGGATCTCTGCTCGTTGTCGTCTCCGTGCTTGGCCTACTGCTCTGGGACCGCTTTGCGGTGGTCATGCGCGCTGCCACCATGCAGGTGCGCAAGCTGGAATATGTTGCCGCAGCTCAGGTGCTCGGAGCCTCTCTGCCGCGCGTGCTGTTCAAGGATATCCTGCCGAATGTGATGAACCATCTGATCGTCATTTTCACGCTGGAAATGGCCCATGCCATCATCCTTGAAGCCGCCCTCAGCTTCCTTGGCCTTGGCGTTCAGCCACCAACCCCGTCCTGGGGCCTGATGATCTCTGAAGGCAAGGAAATGCTGCTGTTTGAAAGCTGGCTGATCACCATCCCGGGTGTCGCCCTGTTCTTCCTCGTCCTGTCCATCAACATGCTTGGCGACGGCATCCGCGACGTCACCGCACCGGAGGGCCGCAACTGATGACCGATCCTATTCTCACCATCAAGAATCTGACCGTCGATCTGCCAGAAGGCGGCGACCGCCCCCATGCGGTCGAAAAGCTCTCGGTTGACATTGCCCCGAAGGAAATCGTCTGCATCGTCGGCGAATCCGGCTCGGGCAAGTCCATCACCTCCTTCACCACCATGGGCCTCTTGCCGAAGGCTCTGAAGCCTTCAACCGGTGAAGTGATCTTTGAAGGGCAGGATGTGCTCAAGCTCTCCCCTAGGGAACATGCCAAGCTGCGCGGTAGCCGCATGGCCATGATCTTTCAGGAGCCCATGAGCGCGCTCAATCCCTGCTACACGGTCGGAGATCAGATCGAGGAAGTGTTCGAGCAGCATACCAGCCTGTCCAAAGCCGAACGCAAGGCCAAGACCATCAAGCTGCTGGACGAAGTACAGCTTCCGGAACCCGAACGGATCTATTCCTCCTATCCCCATCAGCTCTCCGGTGGTCAGCGCCAGCGCATCGTCATCGCCATTGCTCTTGCGCTTGATCCGTCCCTGCTGATCGCAGACGAACCGACCACCGCACTCGACCTGTCCACGCAGGCCCAGATCCTTCATCTGTTCAAGGAACTGCGCGAGAAACACTCCGCCGGCATCATGTTCGTGACCCACGACTTCGACGTGGTAGCCGAGATTGCCGACAAGGTTGTCGTCATGAAAGAGGGCAAGATTGTCGAGCAGGGCACAGCCGAAGAAGTGCTCAACCGCCCCAAACATCCCTACACCCGCAAATTGATTGATGCAGTGCCGCGCCGCACCGGAACGGTGAATGCCCACATGGCGGAAAAGCACAAGGTGATGGAAGTGCTTGGCCTCAACAAGACCTTCCACACAAAGGGCACCATGTTCAAACCGTCTCGCACGGTGCATGCCTGCAAGGATATCAACTTCATCGTCCATCGCGGCGAGACTCTGGGCATCGTGGGCGAATCCGGCTCGGGTAAATCAACGCTCGTCAAATGCCTCATTCGCCTTGAAGATCCGGATAGCGGGTCTGTCATCATCGATGGCAGCGACATCGCGCAATTCACGCCAAAGCTACTGCATCCCTATCGCAAGAGCATCCAGATCGTCTTTCAGGACCCCTACGGCTCGCTCAACCCGCGCCGCACCATCGGCGACCAGTTGGTAGAGGGACCGGTCAATTTCGGAGAAGACCGCGCCCATGCCATGGAACGGGCCAAGAAGCTGATGGAAATCGTCCGGTTGGAGCAGGATGCGCTCTATCGCTATCCCGCCCAGTTCTCCGGTGGTCAGCGCCAGCGCATCTGCATCGCCCGCGCACTGATGGTCGAGCCCGAAGTGCTCATTGCCGACGAAGCCGTCTCGGCGCTGGACGTATCCGTGCAGAAGGAAGTGCTCAAGCTGCTCAACGAGATCCGGGATGAAATGGGCCTGACGGTTCTCTTCATCACCCATGACTTGCGCGTTGCCGCCCAGATCTGTGACAATCTTGTGGTCATGCAGAATGGTGAGATCGTGGAACGGGGCAATGTCGACGAAGTCTTCGGACACCCCAAACACGACTATACCAAGAAATTGCTCTCGGCCCAGCCCGGTCAGAATTGGAAGGTCCCTGACATCTCCAAACTGCCCCCCGTTGATCCGGCCCTGCTGGAGCAAGCGCTGAACCAGCCCATGGGAGCGGTCAGATGAGTGGCAATTTCTCTCGCTCCCAATCCACCCGCAAACCGGGTGTAACAGCAACAAGCGGCGGCGTTGTTGCCGCCCAACATGCTCTGGCGGCGGAAGCCGGAGCCCAAGTTCTGGCCGCCGGTGGCGACGCGGTGGACGCAGCCGTAGCCGTTAGTTTCGCCATCGGCGTGCTGGAGCCATGGATGTCTGGCCCCATGGGCGGCGGCGCCATGATGCTCTGGCGAGCAAACGAGAAAAAGCCTTATGCCCTACACTATGGCATGCGGTCCTCAACCAGCCTTGATGTGTCCCACTATCCCCTCTCTGGAGCAGGCAAGGCATCGGATCTCTTTCCCTGGGAAGCCGTGGTTGAGGATCGCAATGTCACAGGCGCATCCTCTATCGCCGTGCCCGGCACGGTGGCCGGTGCCGCAGAAGCCCATCGACGCTTCGGAAAGCTGCCATGGTGTCATCTCTTGCAGCCGGCCATTGCCCATGCCAAAGCTGGCATGCATGTGGACTGGTACGCGGCCCTCATCATCGCCTCCTCGGCCAGAGAGCTGGCAAAGGACAAAGACGCCGCAGCATTGTTCCTTGAAGATGGTCAATGGCCCAAGATCTTTGGCTGGACGGCTCTTTCCGATATCCGCCTTGACCAGTCCGGACATGCTGCAACCCTTGAGCGCCTTGCCGAAGCGGGAGCCGAGGATTTCTATACCGGCGAGATTGGCGCAGCCCTTATCAAGGATGTAACCGACAAGGGCGGGTTCCTCACTGCCGAGGATATGGCCAGCTACCGCGCCGAGTGGCAGGATCCGCTGCATATCCCTTACAATGGCGCCAACATCTGGGCCGTTCCGACCCTCACCGCAGGCCCCACCCTTGCGCACGCCATGAGCCACTGGCAGAGCGCCTACACACCATCAACTGCGCCGGACGGAACCAGCTTTGCCGCCATGGCCGAAGCCATGCGTGCCGCCTATGAGGATCGCCTCACCAATATGGGCGATCATGAAAGCGCCAAGGCCCCGGGCTGCACCACCCATTTCTCCATTGTCGACAAAGACGGCAACATGGTCGCCATGACGCAGACCCTGCTCTCCATCTTCGGCTCGCGCACCCTGTCGCCCTCCACCGGCCTGATGATGAATAATGGCATCATGTGGTTCGATCCCGAGCAGGGAAAACCCAATTCCCTCGCTCCGGGCAAACGCTGCCTGATGAATG contains the following coding sequences:
- a CDS encoding GntR family transcriptional regulator — protein: MTNKYKASALICSEIEQKIATGAYKDGEKLNEAALSEQFNVSRTPLREAFQILDGIGLVELIPNRGAFVRRPSMTRLVEMFEFMAELEAWCVKLATRRLTSAQQLYLKRAASDCARALKEGKNDDYYEANNRLHGMIYQASGNAVLEEETLRMHRRLRPFRRKQLDVSGRLEQSMKEHDDILAAMDEGDEEKAAELMRKHIYTLGNTYDQYLAALEEVPADIMSL
- a CDS encoding TRAP transporter large permease subunit, whose protein sequence is MNEALSISIFLFALFFLLGTSVWVGASLLLTAMLGMYLFTSAPIGDALALTVWGSQSSWTLTALPLFIWMGEILYRTNLSETLFRGIAPFMRRMPGGLLHVNVGASAIFAAISGSSAATVATVGKMAIPELRKRGYPERQIVGSLAGAGTLGLLIPPSISMIIYGVTVNESIAKLFMAAMIPGVCLALLFMGYIALWGLRHGSEMQMDPSTNWSEKLSAFLGLLPVVALIVAVIGSIYGGIATATEAAALGVLGSFILAFLQKTLTRDTFVESVLGAVRTTTMVMFILMGSGFLSLAMGFTGIPKALAEVISAWDPSPLVLIMTLTVFYILLGCFLDGISSIVLTMAVIEPMVRAAGFDMLWFGVYLMIVVEMAQITPPIGFNLFVLQGMTGHDIGVIARAAVPSFLVMCLFVVLLVIFPDLALWLPSVLK
- a CDS encoding ABC transporter substrate-binding protein; the protein is MKISKLVVSTAVYLALSATSYADKASDTVNMAFLKELESADVFFNTAREGLLLNHSVWDGLLYRDPDTGEYKGNLAESWKWINDTTIEFKLREGIKFHNGEAFNADDVVYTVNFVADKANGVKSQTNVSWMDHAEKVDDYTVRIIADAPFPAAEEFLAGPVAMYPNEYYAEVGPKGMAAHPVGTGPFKVTELEPGKHFVLEKNEDYFNGPKGMAKVSKIDIRTIPDMNTQIAEFFNGTLDFLWNIPADQAEKLDAMGKFDVVNAPAIRVGYITIDAAGRYDPDGPMTKKKVRQAIYHAIDREAIVQALVKGSSQVIDSACSPVQFACAQDLPTYDYDPEKAKALLAEAGYPDGFTTDFYAYRNRPYAEAMMGFLNEVGIKTNFSYLKYAALREKRAKGEVPISFQTWGSYSIADASAITSEFFTGGDWDDARDPEIIDWLTEADKTTDKEARKALYKKALTKIVEEAYWVPMFTYNVNYAMSKELDYKATPDELVRFFTFGWK
- a CDS encoding ABC transporter permease gives rise to the protein MYIYILKRLGLALLVAFTVSAISFSLLFMAGDPAIAIAGENASMEDIQMVNDRYGFDRPIVVQYFEWLGKAVSGDLGNSWYFDLPVSDLIVDRLSVTMLLGLLSISFALLLAIPMGVAAAMKPNSLIDRAALFISVVGQAIPSFWFGLILIVVFSIKLGLVPASGSTSWAHFILPTVVLGYYATPAIMRLTRAGMLEVLSADYIRTARAKGLDSRKIMFKHALRNAIIPVISLAAVQMGFMLGGSIVVESIFALHGAGFLAWESISRNDLPTMQALILIFSMFYIFFTFLADILNAWMDPRLRIA
- a CDS encoding TRAP transporter substrate-binding protein, which encodes MKLKFLLASVAALAASTSLSHAEKWDMALAYSATNFHSEMAAEFAKEVAEKSDGALEITTHPSGSLFGGAEIFGAVRKGLVPIGERLISALGNESPIYEMDSIPFLATSFDDAMKLYKATKPTLEETLAKSRVTLLYSCPWPPQGFYSIKEAKVPADVEGLKFRAYNPTTSKIAEYLGMAPTKIEAAELSQAFATGVAEAMVSSGATGYDRKLWEHVGYYYDVKAWLPRNMVIVNTRAWDRLDDGVKAVVKDAAANAEAKCWAKSEELDSWYVEQFKEKGMTVAPASPEMMKAFEDAGAKLKAEWLERAGEAGAAALKAYEEM
- a CDS encoding ABC transporter permease yields the protein MSETSITSTSTKKQAPAPKKQKTPVHQLSPRAKMLHRALRHKGLLFGLFVMAIIVIVALFAPLLAGHDPYSQSLLARMKPPVFLGGTWEHPLGTDALGRDYLARLVYGARISLLIGLIAATISACIGTFMGVLAGYFGGRIDLIVTFFINVRLAMPVVLVALAVVALFGGSLLVVVSVLGLLLWDRFAVVMRAATMQVRKLEYVAAAQVLGASLPRVLFKDILPNVMNHLIVIFTLEMAHAIILEAALSFLGLGVQPPTPSWGLMISEGKEMLLFESWLITIPGVALFFLVLSINMLGDGIRDVTAPEGRN
- a CDS encoding universal stress protein translates to MDPKILVAIDIEHQANAVKALKEAAKLAQCVNGEIHVCYVLAYGFYDYVKPFLVEEVVKDSIAHVKMELVALVKEAGLSDELVYRHVLKGGVHQQILLLAETLAPSYLIVNASQPDAMTGIAGPVTAQLAHLAPCSLLIVR
- a CDS encoding TRAP transporter small permease codes for the protein MTTISRFMDRIYLLGAWLAGALLVLLCLLVLYSILARLVGWFAGGASDVAGYAMATSSFMALAYTFRSQGHIRVSILSQRLEGAKRRALEIWAHLVISGVASFLAFYMMRLVIDSYDYGERSEGADAILLWIPQTPVALGSILFALSTIHVLLIVLFDYKSIDPEQGEAGGPQEV
- a CDS encoding ABC transporter ATP-binding protein, yielding MTDPILTIKNLTVDLPEGGDRPHAVEKLSVDIAPKEIVCIVGESGSGKSITSFTTMGLLPKALKPSTGEVIFEGQDVLKLSPREHAKLRGSRMAMIFQEPMSALNPCYTVGDQIEEVFEQHTSLSKAERKAKTIKLLDEVQLPEPERIYSSYPHQLSGGQRQRIVIAIALALDPSLLIADEPTTALDLSTQAQILHLFKELREKHSAGIMFVTHDFDVVAEIADKVVVMKEGKIVEQGTAEEVLNRPKHPYTRKLIDAVPRRTGTVNAHMAEKHKVMEVLGLNKTFHTKGTMFKPSRTVHACKDINFIVHRGETLGIVGESGSGKSTLVKCLIRLEDPDSGSVIIDGSDIAQFTPKLLHPYRKSIQIVFQDPYGSLNPRRTIGDQLVEGPVNFGEDRAHAMERAKKLMEIVRLEQDALYRYPAQFSGGQRQRICIARALMVEPEVLIADEAVSALDVSVQKEVLKLLNEIRDEMGLTVLFITHDLRVAAQICDNLVVMQNGEIVERGNVDEVFGHPKHDYTKKLLSAQPGQNWKVPDISKLPPVDPALLEQALNQPMGAVR